ACTTAACTGAGAGATCTAGTGGGGTACGTatgcttgttttctttctcttgcgGTTTGTgccttattttttctctttttggttgGCTTAGAATGCAAGTAGGACTATAGTTGTTTCATTAagtattatcattatttatgtagcCTTTATCTCTGTCACTTTACTCATGTTGGGGTAGTGCTTATAGAGGTTACAGGATTCTTTGTGGTTCAGGggtttcatatattttttttatgggatCACACTTATTTTCTGGTTTTTGTGATCTCAAAGTTTGGAATCACTGATGGGGTGCTTGCTTTATCATACTATGGTTGCTCAAAAGGTGAAGTTCATTGAACCAATGCTTTAAGATTAGGGCTTAGATTAAAGCTTTTAATGTCAACATTTTGCCCTCTATTTTCTGcactttttttttgttggttttaagCTTTctgttttattcaattttgttcCTGTGAATGTATTGGCATGACAGATCCTCACTAGGATGTGACTTTCAAGATCTGATATGTTAATGTGAAATGCATGGTTTATGACTACTCTTGTTCTTATTGTTTCTGCACTTCCTCTGATGATTTTAGTAGACAATATTAACTGCTGgctaacatatcatttttttaatttttgtttggatttatGATATTGAATTGCTTATCTGTAGGTTGATTAGCTTGTACTGAACTTCATTTAACATCTATGTTATTCTGTTTTAAATTCAGTGTAGAACTGTGAATCTAGAGATGGGACTAGAGATGGAATTGGATTCCGACAAAAACATTACAGGTCTAAGTCCTAACACCGTTCTTCCATCTCCTCGGCAATGTTTAAACCTTGAAAAGAGAAATGCAAGAGGCAAACCTATGCATAGAGATGATATATTGGGAGTAAAAGAGGGTTCCTCGGAGATTAGCTTTTGTCGCTACTGCAGCGCCTTTTGTAAAAATACTTGGTCCAGACCTGTTGGACTGGAAGATAGCACAGAGCTGAGGCGTGGTTCGATATATCAATGCTCCAAAGAGGtgaggaagatgaagaaaatgggaGCTATTgaggaaagggaaaaaattgaattgtcaCGTAGTAGTGACACCTCATTTTCCTTTAGGATTATTGACTCTTTATGTAGTTCAGATGAGGAAGAGGAAAGCATAAGGAAGAGAACCTCAGAGGCATCTGTAAGCTCAAAATTGAACGCTTTATCTGTTTGCAGTCCTTCTTTAGAACCATGCTTATCAGATGGATTCATTGAATTCTGTATGAATTCAGATGGCACAGAAAAACATTCTGCTGAAACTGGAAGGAGAGACACAGTTAAGGACCTGAATTTCAGATGTGATGAAGTTGTTGGTCCTGTAGATGATGGTGACACACGTGAAAGAGATAAAGTTTTGACATTTCAGAAGTCACATTCTGCTAAAGTGGAGATGCGCTATTCACCTTCTCAGTCAGAAAGTAGTCACTCCTCCAGAGCCAGTTCCAGGTCTCGTTTTGGCCCCATCAGAAAGATGTTTGACCCATTCATGAAGTCCAAGTCTCTTCGAAGTCCTTTGGGTTATGTGGTGCAACCTGATGAAGTCAAAACCAGCAGGATGGAAAAAACAAGGGAAGGGACATTGCAAAAGTCTTTATTTCATGGCTTTTCTGATACAGTCcagaatataaaaattgattctCAGTTTGTCAAGAAAGAACAACATCATTCAATTGTGGCAAATTCACCAGTACACTTACACGGTCTTCTAAAGATGGAAAATAAACAAGGAGTACCCTTTTTTGAGTTCTTTTTGAATTGCCCTGAAGATGTTATTGTGGCCAGGACATGGAAGGAAGATAATGCTTTTAATTGGGTATATACCTTTCACTCCATTGACGGTAGGAAAAAGAGCAATGCTAGTGGATGGGGATCAAGTGATATCAACAAAGAGTGCTCAATGGTTGGACAAATGCAGGTTTCCTGTTACTTATGCTCAGAACTAAAAGATGGTGGTGCTTTTGATAACTCTATGGTGACAGAGTTTGTATTGTACGATATTGCGCATGTAAAACAAAGTGTCATTTCTAAAGAATGCCAGAAGTGTTCCGCCAATGCTACACCTTGTAAGTGTTCTAATCCATGTATTGTTGAGGGAAATCATGAGTTAAATAATGAGTCCGGTTTGGTGGGGTTTAGAGATCAACCAAAATATGCTTCGAATAAAACAAATCCATGCTCATGGCCATCTTGGGATTTGGGTCCAAGCCTTGAAATTGCGGCTGTTGTTATTCAAGTgccatttgagaaaagagaaagtTTGAAATACAACGGAGGGCATAAAACCAGTGATAAAATGCATGTAAATCTTCTCAATTTCTCTGCATTTGAGCATACTCAAAAAGACTctgttgaaaacaaaatttctgAAAACGTGAATGTGATCATTCCCAATGGTATCCATGTTTTGCCAAGTTCTGAAAGTCGAGGACCTTCTACATTGCTAAATCGATGGAGGTTGGGTGGAGGCTGTGACTGTGGTGGCTGGGATATGGCCTGCCCCCTTACTGTTTTTAGCAATCCCAAAATTCAATGTGCTAAAGATAAGCTACTCATGGACAATCAACAGTCTTTGGAACTTTTTGTTCAGGTAAGCTTTTTCTTTGATGCCACCATAGCTTGGATACTGAAAATTGTACTGATAGAATTACATAATATCAGGAGTTTACATAACAATAACAAATGAGTTCTGCAAGGTAGGATTCTGCCTAAGATATCTTGAAGCAAATAAAGCTTCAGAAATGTTGAATTCAGAAGCTATACCTGCAGTTTTGCATTTTGATGGGGTGGGTTTAACACAGCTGCATGTTATTTATGATGATAtattgggaaaaaaataaatatgtttcaGTGCATACTTCATATGCATGTCCAGAATGTCCAAACATAATTCTACATTTTTCCCATGAATGAATTTGTCCAGTTTTATCTCATTAGTGTTTAAGTCAGCCAGCCTGCTTTTTTCTAGGTCCATTTACTTATATGCTCATTTTGTTGAAACAGTAATGCTTCATGCACTGATAATAAGTACAAACATGCtcattttgttgaaaaaataatacttCATGCATTGATAGTGGGTACAAACAGGAGTCCAAACTGTGgcatatcattatgtgattgagtgattttgaattaaagatatagtaacatctaatcatatgaggACATGACAGTGGTTGTACCCTTGTATGCCCATTGTTAGTTCATTTAGTATACTTCTTGTTGAACTTAGTGTATGATCAAAGCAAACCTATagttaaatttaagtatttGATGGTGTAACCCAGGGTCTTTGATAACCTTTAATTGTCTGCCTCGTCGCAAGAAATTAGATGACCTACATTAATATGATTTGTAAATATAGAGCAATACGTATTAAGTAGAACTACAATTATCTGCAAATActgtttcttaataaaaaacCTTTGTGCTATTAGGAAGACTTGATCAAATGTGAATGGCATTTTGGTATCTACCTAGATATAGGTTGCCGGGAGACGTTCTACTCATGCTGTGATACGCACACAATCAGTCTCTCAGAAGTCCTGACTTGATTTTGGTTCGTCTGCAGGGAGCAAAAGAGAACACACCAGCACTGTCCATGATGGTTCTAGAAGAGGGGCGTTATGCAGTTGATTTCCATGCTCAGTTATCCACTTTACAAGCATTTTCGATTTGTGTTGCCATATTACATGGTACAGAAACCTCCTTTGCCACCGGGCAGGAGAAAAGCATGCAGTTGCCCCACTGCAATTCACTGAAAATGCTCATTGAGGAGGAAGTGAAATTCTTGATCAAAGCTGTCTctgaagaggagaagaagaaagtcACAAAGAGGATGGAAGAGATCCCACCGTCTTATGTGATCAACCCTCCCCTCTCTCCAATGTCTAGAGTATAGAGTCCATAGACAGAACCGGCGCAATTGGTAAAAAGCTAAAATGGCTTCTCTCGACAACTCCCGCATCAGAACTGAGAAGAAAATGGAGGAAGAAGACATCAGTAGTGGAAAGGCTATAAAAGGATGTAAGTTTCTGCCATATCCAAGGACGATGACAAAATCGTTCACATCAAACTTCTTGTGGCATAAACTCAACATTAAGCTCAGTAAAGCTAAAATGGATGCTTTGACAAGTTTCCATAAGGGACTTGGAGGAAGAACTGGCCAATGCAGGCCACAAATTGAGGGTTTTACATAGGATTAGAAGTAGAACAGAAACACCATACTGTCCATATGGTAGGGGGGAAGTGGTGGGGGAGTACTTTTTGAGGATAGCGgtcaattttattatacttctgtgtattattatatataatatttctaaatatatgtaGAATATTTAGTGGTAAAGGGGAAGTAGCTCCTAGGAGATTGTCAGAAAATATGTTGCTACAGTGTTTGGAGCCATGGAACTTCAAACAAGTTGTagcaaaaataattattatttatcactaaaataatgaaaatccCAGCAAtgttctgtttttttctttgttatcttAGCAGCACTGGATTTAGTCGTTCAGTTCATTACTCAATCTTCTTCAAAATTGGATTTGGATTGAATCCAATTCTAAttcaacaatttatttttagattggattcaaattaatttaaactcaactattttaacaaaaacaactggatcttattcaataattttacatcAGAAGATTCCATGATACTTTTCAGATGTTGCTGGAAAAATAATGgttaaaatgaaattgtaaaataatgattGCACTtccatttttaatgaaataaaaaaatagaagtaaaaattattagaaaaataaaaattatcggAAAACCAAAGACAAAAAAGAACAGCAAAAGAATTTCGCCGTTGCCGGGGATCGAACCCGGGTCACCTGCGTGACAGGGAGGAATACTCACCACTATACTACAACGACAACTTGCTTTGGAAGTCTCAGATAAAAATTCTTGTTTATGTTGTTATTTAGATATGGGTCCTTGATGTCACCCTCTTCGACATGACTTTACGTCTGTGGGACGAAGAAAGGttacaatatttatttgataagttACTTCCTTTCTTATATGAACACATGATAAAGAGGGAAAATGGTATGAAAAGTTGTCACACAGAGTCGAGGGACTTCTATCTACGTATCAAACCATATTCCTATTACTGACCTATGATTAATAGAATCCTAAAAATTGTTCCCACAAGATTTTGATTAAGATATCTTCATCTAGACCCATGAAATTAAGTTTGCCACTACTTCCAAGTTCCAATTGAACTCAAGAGGTGTTTACTTGCCATCTATTCACTTCATagataataaaactattaatcaatatatatttgatatgtataattatatattttaatgattttgacttaaaaataagataacgcttaattacataatgacaagtataaatttatacatatttgtatactcaaaataagtatatataatattgttatccATGGAATTAAGTTGAGACTGTTTGTTTCTTCATTGATTACCAATACCTCCTCCATTTTCAATTCATCATGTGTATGATCTAAGAAGCTTCAAGTTACTTTCTCCCTATTTGttgtttttcaatcttaaaAGAGAAGAGGATTAGAACCAGTACATGcaatttgacttaaatatatacataatccTCAATAGTAGCAAGCTTCTTGTTTTCAGTGTATTTTGGGAACCCACCTAAGTGATGTCTTTGCAGCAGTAGTACTTTCAAACCAGAACCAGGCATTGCCCAATCAAGGAGCTGATTCAGATTTATTCTAATTCAAGTctcaataattacaaaattatacacattatcGGATAACTTGTATGCCCTTCAATCCACTGACTAAAATTATTTCCTTAAAAGAAACTAGATACTAAGTAATAGTTATAGTAAATGAGCTTGACTTGTTTGATGATGTACTAGACCTATCAAACAATTCATGTACCTTAATATCAGCAGTTTGATCTTAAACAGGAGGCAGTGAAGACTGAGGAGCTGGAATGCAGGTTTCCATTCTTCTTCCTACTTTGGTTGGAGAAGCTTAAAGggattaaaaacaaatttaaacagaTTACAAAGGTAAAGATAGTAAAaacatacatataattttacaatatgaaccaatatttttttttttcgtttgatTGATAATACAAATGAGAGGCTTTCAATTACCTCTTCCAGTACAAAGTAtacaaatgagatacattagtAAGAGACATACCACGTGGGACAAGGTGTCCATTTACCATTAAGTACAACAAAAAATTACTGCCTTCGTTTCGGAAATCTGGTCGAACTGGTAGGAGTTGGTTTCCTAGCACCTGTCAAAGATTTGAAAGAAGAATGAGATGCAAATGGAGAAGGGGTGGAGTTGAATAAGATAGAATTAAATCACTGAAAATAATTTAAGGTAACTGTTGCAATAGTGAGGAACTGAATGAATCTTAATAGTAGAAAGTGTTCCAACATACTTGATAAGATTTTAGAGGAGGGGGCCTTTGTGGCCTTCGGCAATGACAGATGAGAAGATCTACTTTTCACCACCTTTGGGAGGGGCTTTGGAAGTTTGGATGGGTAACCGGCTCTGCATTCAACAAACAAGaagacaaggaaaaaaaaaggagaaaactaCAGTCAGATTATTTATCTGAGATGATGTAGCAACCGGTGAGGTGAAATGATAATAAATCAATCTTCTGGATTAAGTGTGAGCAAGCAACATTAACAGAAATCTAGAACAATATATAAATACCCAAAGGCTTTGTCAGTTATACTCACTTCTCT
This sequence is a window from Mangifera indica cultivar Alphonso chromosome 20, CATAS_Mindica_2.1, whole genome shotgun sequence. Protein-coding genes within it:
- the LOC123204030 gene encoding uncharacterized protein LOC123204030 isoform X2, giving the protein MGLEMELDSDKNITGLSPNTVLPSPRQCLNLEKRNARGKPMHRDDILGVKEGSSEISFCRYCSAFCKNTWSRPVGLEDSTELRRGSIYQCSKEVRKMKKMGAIEEREKIELSRSSDTSFSFRIIDSLCSSDEEEESIRKRTSEASVSSKLNALSVCSPSLEPCLSDGFIEFCMNSDGTEKHSAETGRRDTVKDLNFRCDEVVGPVDDGDTRERDKVLTFQKSHSAKVEMRYSPSQSESSHSSRASSRSRFGPIRKMFDPFMKSKSLRSPLGYVVQPDEVKTSRMEKTREGTLQKSLFHGFSDTVQNIKIDSQFVKKEQHHSIVANSPVHLHGLLKMENKQGVPFFEFFLNCPEDVIVARTWKEDNAFNWVYTFHSIDGRKKSNASGWGSSDINKECSMVGQMQVSCYLCSELKDGGAFDNSMVTEFVLYDIAHVKQSVISKECQKCSANATPCKCSNPCIVEGNHELNNESGLVGFRDQPKYASNKTNPCSWPSWDLGPSLEIAAVVIQVPFEKRESLKYNGGHKTSDKMHVNLLNFSAFEHTQKDSVENKISENVNVIIPNGIHVLPSSESRGPSTLLNRWRLGGGCDCGGWDMACPLTVFSNPKIQCAKDKLLMDNQQSLELFVQGAKENTPALSMMVLEEGRYAVDFHAQLSTLQAFSICVAILHGTETSFATGQEKSMQLPHCNSLKMLIEEEVKFLIKAVSEEEKKKVTKRMEEIPPSYVINPPLSPMSRV
- the LOC123204030 gene encoding uncharacterized protein LOC123204030 isoform X1 → MGCLLYHTMVAQKCRTVNLEMGLEMELDSDKNITGLSPNTVLPSPRQCLNLEKRNARGKPMHRDDILGVKEGSSEISFCRYCSAFCKNTWSRPVGLEDSTELRRGSIYQCSKEVRKMKKMGAIEEREKIELSRSSDTSFSFRIIDSLCSSDEEEESIRKRTSEASVSSKLNALSVCSPSLEPCLSDGFIEFCMNSDGTEKHSAETGRRDTVKDLNFRCDEVVGPVDDGDTRERDKVLTFQKSHSAKVEMRYSPSQSESSHSSRASSRSRFGPIRKMFDPFMKSKSLRSPLGYVVQPDEVKTSRMEKTREGTLQKSLFHGFSDTVQNIKIDSQFVKKEQHHSIVANSPVHLHGLLKMENKQGVPFFEFFLNCPEDVIVARTWKEDNAFNWVYTFHSIDGRKKSNASGWGSSDINKECSMVGQMQVSCYLCSELKDGGAFDNSMVTEFVLYDIAHVKQSVISKECQKCSANATPCKCSNPCIVEGNHELNNESGLVGFRDQPKYASNKTNPCSWPSWDLGPSLEIAAVVIQVPFEKRESLKYNGGHKTSDKMHVNLLNFSAFEHTQKDSVENKISENVNVIIPNGIHVLPSSESRGPSTLLNRWRLGGGCDCGGWDMACPLTVFSNPKIQCAKDKLLMDNQQSLELFVQGAKENTPALSMMVLEEGRYAVDFHAQLSTLQAFSICVAILHGTETSFATGQEKSMQLPHCNSLKMLIEEEVKFLIKAVSEEEKKKVTKRMEEIPPSYVINPPLSPMSRV
- the LOC123204030 gene encoding uncharacterized protein LOC123204030 isoform X3; protein product: MGCLLYHTMVAQKCRTVNLEMGLEMELDSDKNITGLSPNTVLPSPRQCLNLEKRNARGKPMHRDDILGVKEGSSEISFCRYCSAFCKNTWSRPVGLEDSTELRRGSIYQCSKEVRKMKKMGAIEEREKIELSRSSDTSFSFRIIDSLCSSDEEEESIRKRTSEASVSSKLNALSVCSPSLEPCLSDGFIEFCMNSDGTEKHSAETGRRDTVKDLNFRCDEVVGPVDDGDTRERDKVLTFQKSHSAKVEMRYSPSQSESSHSSRASSRSRFGPIRKMFDPFMKSKSLRSPLGYVVQPDEVKTSRMEKTREGTLQKSLFHGFSDTVQNIKIDSQFVKKEQHHSIVANSPVHLHGLLKMENKQGVPFFEFFLNCPEDVIVARTWKEDNAFNWVYTFHSIDGRKKSNASGWGSSDINKECSMVGQMQVSCYLCSELKDGGAFDNSMVTEFVLYDIAHVKQSVISKECQKCSANATPCKCSNPCIVEGNHELNNESGLVGFRDQPKYASNKTNPCSWPSWDLGPSLEIAAVVIQVPFEKRESLKYNGGHKTSDKMHVNLLNFSAFEHTQKDSVENKISENVNVIIPNGIHVLPSSESRGPSTLLNRWRLGGGCDCGGWDMACPLTVFSNPKIQCAKDKLLMDNQQSLELFVQEFT